The sequence TTACGGGCGGAGGCGAATCTCTACGAGACGCGTCGTGGCGAACCCATGAGCATCCACGCACTCGCGACCCTCGCGAGTAATTTCGCCCGCGGCGGCCCCTTCTTCAGGATCAATCCGGTCCTGGGTGGCGTCGACGACGATGGATCACACGTCTATAGCATCGACCCGCTCGGTGGTCTCTCCGAGGACGACTACGTCGTCACCGGGAGTGGTATGCAGTTCGCGCTCGGCGTCCTCGAACAGGCCTACGACAGCGATCTCTCTCTGGACGATGCGATCACGGTGGGTGCCCAGGCCGTACAGAGTGCAACAGAACGGGATACGGCCTCCGGAAACGGGATCACGATCGCGGAGATAACGACCGACGGCGTCGAGATCCACGAGCACGAAGACGTCGAGGAGCTTCTGTAAGCGGCCCACTCGTCCGCGTTCGCCATCTCGTCAGGCAGTGTGGAGCCGTTTGGCCGGGATCGGTTCCGGCTGTGCCGCCCGAAGCGGGCGCTCATCCGTACACGAAGACTGAAACCAGTGTGAACGCCGCTGTCATCTGGCTCTCTGCCGGCCTGCTGGACACAGACGAATGTGACACTGGTATCGGGGTCGATCGATGGGGCTACCGTACTTCCGTTCCAACGGGTCCCGTCAGACTCGTCGTCGCGGAATCGACCTGTAACGTTGCCGCAAGCACCTTCCGCTCGGCCACACGGAGGTGCTGGAGGAACGTGGACTGGGTGATGCCCATCACCGAGGCTATCTCCTCCCCCGAGCGGTCCCGAGGCCACTCGAAGAATCCTCCGATGAAGGCCGTCTGAAGGGCCTCTCGCTGTCGGTCCGTCAATTCATCGTCGAGGGTGGCACGGATCTCCTGGATCGTTCGCTTTGGCCGCTCGTCTTCCCGACGGGCGAGAAGTTCGACGTCCCCGTGTTCAGCCTGGAGTGCCTCGAGCATGGCCCGGACGTCGCCGCCACTCGAGAGATGGGCGGTCACGACTGCGCGCCCGTTCGAGACGTGGATTGTCGAGAGATCCGCACCGAAGTCTCCCAGTGTTCGTGCGACGCACGAGTCGTCGACCTCGAAGCGAAATAGCGCTTCTTCGTCACTATCCGCAATCATCTGGACGGCCGTCACCGCCTCGTGGTCGGTCGCGTAGTCGACGACCTCGGCTGGATCTGCGCCCGTAGTCGTGAAGTACTCGACGAGGGTGTCGTCGTTGTTCGGCGAGAGCCATTTCAGGTCGAGCGAACAGCCAAGCGCTGCGGACATGCCGATACTGAAGCAGTCGGCGTCGCGGGTCTCGAATTCGACTGCCGTGACGCTGTCGGTCATGAGTGTCTCCTTGCTCTCGATGGCGTTGATCGCGTACCCGATGGTCTCGCCCAGTTCGGCGAAAACTCCCTCCTCGATGCTCTCGAAGGCGCTTCGGTTCTCCGTGGCGATGCACAGCGCCCCGTACTCCGTCTCGCCGTACGTGAGCGGGATGGCCGCGAGGGCCCGACACCGCTCGTCGTCCAGGTCGTGCGACACGGTATCATCGGATGGGCCGCACTGATCTATCCGAACGGTCCCCGACCGGATGGCGTCGGATATCGGATCGGTATCGTCGGCGTTGAACCCCGTCAACAGCGACGTGAGTTCGTCGCGTTCGATGCCGCTCCACTCGCGAGCGCGCAGCGACTCGTTCGTGACGTTTCGCGTGGCTATCCAGGCGAATTCGTACGGTGTGGCCTGGGCGAACTCCTCGGTGACCGCCGATTCGATGCCCGAACGGGTGTCCGCCTGGACGAGGTCCTGGTTCACGTCCCGGAGCACTTCGTTCGTGTGGTTGAGTACCTCCAGTTGTCGCTTTTGCTCGGATATCTTCTCTTTACGCTTTCGCCGTTCCGTGATGTCCGTATCGACCGCGACGAACTGCTCTACGTTCCCTTCCTCGTCGACGATGGGAGCGATGGTCATGTCGACCCACGTTAGCGATCCATTCTTGCGCTCGTTGACGATCTGCCCGTCCCAGACTTCGCCACTTGTGATCGTCTTCCAGAGGTCCCGGTAAAACGAATCGTCGTGTTCGCCCGACTTCCACAGGGACGGATCCTCGCCGAGCACCTCCCCCCTGGAGTAGCCGGTGACCGATTCGACGGCCTGATTTGCGTAGGTAATGGTCCCATCGGTTTCCGTGAGGAAGATGGCGTGTCCCGCGTGTTCGATCGCCTTCCTGAACGTTCGGAGCCGTTCGTTCTTCCGACGGATCGTGCGAGTGACGTTTGCCTCCTGTTCGACGTATTTTGCCAGATAGACGACGGTTAGGACCGCAAAGACGCTGACGACGAGGCCTGGTAGTTCCTCGATTCCGGGATTGCCCGAGCGGAGCGTGAAAATTTGTCGTGCCGCCATCAGCGTCAACATCACCGTCAGGAAGCCAAAGCGCGCGTCCTGGACCCGGTAGAGGAGAAGAATCGAATATCCGACGCCGGCGATCCTGAGGGCGATCGAAGCGAAGATGATGAGGTCGTCCATGGTTTCTCACTCCGGCGCGACGGTCTTCCGGTGTCTGTCCGGGAGACCGTCTCTCTCGGGGAGCCTATCGATTGTACGCGCGAGTGTGGGATATGGGGCAGGAGCGTTCCCAGTAACTGGGAAATCGGCGTTATAATACTCCTAACCACCGGAATCTCGGAAATAGCCACGGAAAATATCTCAATCCCTCACCGTTGCCCGGTCGACAGTCAATACATATTGGTAATCTCCTTATCACCGAAAATCGGCCCGAATTCAGTACCTAACAGTATTGGTGGTGACCTGAGGGGGACGGATATCTTCTATACAGATGCATGATGGACCTGAGTAACGGCGGATCCTCTCGGCGAACACCTGGGTGGGTGGTCGCATGAGCAAGACCGGTCCGTCTCCGGGTGTTCCGGCGATCGACGCCGACCAGATCGACGCGATGGTCGACGAGGAGATCCCGGATCCGGAGCAAGAACTGGCGAAGACGGAGTACGACACCGAACTCGGCATCCAGATGGCCGAGGACGCCCAGCGCGTCTCACACGGCGACATCTCGAGTGAGACGTTCTGGGCGAAATACGACGACGCCGCGGCGGGGGAGTTCGGCGCCGACTACCGCGAGACGCCGAATCCCGCCGTCGACAAGGGCGGCAGTTGCCAGACGATCGACGAACCGACGGCCGACCAGCTCTCCTGTGCGGCGGGGCCGATGGAGAGCGTCGCCGAAGGGCTCTCGAAGGCGGAGGCAGGCGACGACGTGCGCTGGGGGATGGTCATCGACCTGCAGAAATGCGTCGGCTGTGACTCGTGTACGGTCGCGTGCAAGGCCGAGAACCGCACGCCTCCTGGCGTCGCGTACAACGTCGTCATGGAAGAAGAACAGGGTACCTTCCCGAACGTCTCGCGCACGAATATCCCCCGTCCCTGTATGCAGTGTGAGAACCCATCCTGCGTGCAGGTCTGCCCGGTCAGCGCGACGTACAAGATGGAAAACGGGATCGTCAACATCGACTACGATCGCTGTATCGGCTGTCGGTACTGTATGATCGCGTGCCCGTACGGCGCGCGATATCTCGACTTCGGCGAAGGATACGACGACGAAGTCATGGGTGCCGGCGAGATCACGAGCCCCGAGTACGGCGTCGACCGCGGGAAACGGGAGGACGGAAAATCCCCGCAGGCCAACGCACGCAAATGTAGCTTTTGTTATCACCGGCTCGAGCGTGGTGAGGAGCCCGCATGTGTCGAGACCTGTATCGGCGA is a genomic window of Halanaeroarchaeum sp. HSR-CO containing:
- a CDS encoding bacterio-opsin activator domain-containing protein — encoded protein: MDDLIIFASIALRIAGVGYSILLLYRVQDARFGFLTVMLTLMAARQIFTLRSGNPGIEELPGLVVSVFAVLTVVYLAKYVEQEANVTRTIRRKNERLRTFRKAIEHAGHAIFLTETDGTITYANQAVESVTGYSRGEVLGEDPSLWKSGEHDDSFYRDLWKTITSGEVWDGQIVNERKNGSLTWVDMTIAPIVDEEGNVEQFVAVDTDITERRKRKEKISEQKRQLEVLNHTNEVLRDVNQDLVQADTRSGIESAVTEEFAQATPYEFAWIATRNVTNESLRAREWSGIERDELTSLLTGFNADDTDPISDAIRSGTVRIDQCGPSDDTVSHDLDDERCRALAAIPLTYGETEYGALCIATENRSAFESIEEGVFAELGETIGYAINAIESKETLMTDSVTAVEFETRDADCFSIGMSAALGCSLDLKWLSPNNDDTLVEYFTTTGADPAEVVDYATDHEAVTAVQMIADSDEEALFRFEVDDSCVARTLGDFGADLSTIHVSNGRAVVTAHLSSGGDVRAMLEALQAEHGDVELLARREDERPKRTIQEIRATLDDELTDRQREALQTAFIGGFFEWPRDRSGEEIASVMGITQSTFLQHLRVAERKVLAATLQVDSATTSLTGPVGTEVR
- a CDS encoding 4Fe-4S dicluster domain-containing protein; this translates as MSKTGPSPGVPAIDADQIDAMVDEEIPDPEQELAKTEYDTELGIQMAEDAQRVSHGDISSETFWAKYDDAAAGEFGADYRETPNPAVDKGGSCQTIDEPTADQLSCAAGPMESVAEGLSKAEAGDDVRWGMVIDLQKCVGCDSCTVACKAENRTPPGVAYNVVMEEEQGTFPNVSRTNIPRPCMQCENPSCVQVCPVSATYKMENGIVNIDYDRCIGCRYCMIACPYGARYLDFGEGYDDEVMGAGEITSPEYGVDRGKREDGKSPQANARKCSFCYHRLERGEEPACVETCIGDARNFGDLDDPNSEVSEMADSTRAMQLKEHTGNDPNVYYLK
- the psmB gene encoding archaeal proteasome endopeptidase complex subunit beta; the protein is MMSPDPYEPELGSIPEETAPADDVESAKTGTTSVGIAAEDGVVIATDRRASLGGRVVSNKQVTKVEQIHPTAALTLVGSVGGAQSYIRSLRAEANLYETRRGEPMSIHALATLASNFARGGPFFRINPVLGGVDDDGSHVYSIDPLGGLSEDDYVVTGSGMQFALGVLEQAYDSDLSLDDAITVGAQAVQSATERDTASGNGITIAEITTDGVEIHEHEDVEELL